ACACCATGTTGTATATTTGTTACAGAATGCTTGTGCCATGTGTATTAATGCTTAGTTGTCTCTCAAATTTGAACGTTAAGaaggaaaataaaaaagttattatTCTTCCAGAGAATTCAATTTACTAATGGTTGCCAAAGGAACAAACTCATAGAGGATAGTAATTGATCGTCTACCAAAGAATCAAAACATTGACTTTAAGTTTGGAGTTTCATAGAGAAAACATGTGTTTTTTTAGTAGTCATGACTAGATGATAATATTGACAACTTGTATCGACAGGTACTAGAGCCAGTCACAATGACGTGCACCTAGAGGAAGCAATGTCAATATGCTTAATAATTACTTTTTTGATGGAATCCTCTGAATTCATCTATTACAATtgagtaggggtgttcgcgggctAGTTTAGTTCCGTTTTGAGAGAATCTGATGCCCAAAccaataaaaaatttatgaataaGCATATTGGCATTGATCATCCCTACAATAAAAGATCCCTACAATAGAGGATATTTTATAAAACTTCCTTACTTTTTCGCGGGTTgtttgattagggttttatcgcGTTGGTTTTTTCTAGTGTTACTAGAGCCAGTCACAATGACGTGCACCTgtagtgttttttttttacttagtcCCTCTCcgctaataaaaaaaattatcaaagaaGAAAGTTAACCATTAGTTTTTTATAACTAGTAAAGAGTCTCCATTGTTAGTGGAGTttcattttctatttaaaaactATTATGGACCGACTAAAAATTTAACAAGAAAAAGCCCCACGTTTCATTTGGGTTTTGGACACTTTAACTAACTCTCATATATAAAGTACTCTACATAAAAAAAAGTGTACGGTGCATATTATTTTTTCACTCTCacaatattttttcatttttcactgACTTATGTGTTAGAATATTAACCTACATATAAACCTCTTCTCCGCCACATCATAAGCACAATTCCGCCCCAACAAAGCATTATCTCTTCATTTTACCAATTATTTCtagttaataaataaataaactatccCAAACCATATTATACATTCACACACAATAACCAATAGATAACCTTAAACTTGTGGTTTGCTCCATAATAGTGCATTGAGGTTTGTCCCAATCCTGTTAAACTTGTGGTCCAACTCTTCTATATTATTCATATATACAAAAATTAGAACTTGCTCGTATTGGAGCTTTATTTGCACGGGGCATGGACCCTCGATTAATTCATATTTTCTTTCTCATTctctaaaatataataaatatttctaTCCTTCTCTTTCGGATAAGCCTCCTTCAACTTGCACCATGTttctaaatacattttatttaataaacattcttttctttcccttatttttttcttccatGCTTCACACCACCCAAAACCCAACGAAAATTCCACACAATTCTCTTTCCATTTCCTAACATATCCAACTCCATCCATGCCTTCTCCACCGAAACACCAACAAATCATTATCTAGTAATTTTGTCTTGCAGTGCAAAAGGGTTGGGTTATGTCTATAATAGCATCCTATTCACATTTTGTATACAAAAAACTTTACCATAGAGATGAACACTGTAGTCCCTCTCAGTGCTTTGTAAGTGGCAGAGATTCTTTGTTTTGGCGCAAGAGTTGTTTTGGAAACATATTGGTTGAAAACAGAAACAGAGAAGGAAAGAAGATTAGAAGAAGAAATTTCCGTGTGGAATCTATGTGGCCAGATTTGTCTAGACCAAGTACGGTTGAAATGGAAACTCTTAATGATTCTGAACAGCTTGATCAAATTCTTGTTCATGCTCAACAAAACTCTGAGCCTGTTATTATTGATTGGtatttctctttttctatctTGCATAATCTTTTTTACATAACCTAATGTCAAAGAtcatatgttatttttttattatatgctcaCAGTTAATATTGGTAATTAGTCCTAAAATTCAGACActaaattatgaaaaatagagTTCGAACTCTGATAATAACGTTTAACCTAATACTATCGGCAGTTGATTTAGGTTTTGCAGAGAAATTTTTACTCAATCTTATCCTTGGATAGGATAGGATCTAAGTTGTTTGTTAAAATATGAGGTGTAGTGAGAGTGACTGTAGCTAGATATTTTTAGGATATTTTGTGGTATTTTGGGCTTTGGAATTCAAATGTTTAAAATTTGGTAGATGCTATCCACACCCTCACAATCTGTACCGCACCCCCCACATATATTTGAAATGGTCTAAATAGTAAATACATTTTTGTACTATCTAAAACTTTCTAATTTACAAgatatttatcaaataaatttcaattttttttaatcttaatcAACAAACTctgaaaattttcaaatattatttttttcatttgtgATTTTCAACTGCGTGTTAATTTGATTACTTGTTTTATTATGGAAATATAGGATGGCTGCTTGGTGCAGGAAGTGCATATATTTGAAGCCCAAATTAGAAAAATTAGCAGCTGAATTTGACACCAAGTAAGAACTACTCATTAATGTCTCTTTAATTAcattttacttaattaatttgatcAAGTAATCTTTAATCTTTCTGCTAATTTTtgtattttcttaattttttgcaGAACCAAATTTTACTATGTGGATGTTAATAAAGTACCTCAGTCTCTAGTCAAGCGTGGCAACATCTCTGTAAGTATATATATGATGTATCCATGATATTTTCTGGTAACAATTTGTTAGTACATTTTTCTTTAAGCTCTTATTAACATTGTTCTTCTTGTTTCATATTCATTCTAGAAAATGCCAACAATTCAGGTGTGttcccaattaaattaatatgtaTACATATATAATGTAATtcataattaaagaaaaataaaatggaaaagttAAATTGTTTGCAGCTTTGGAAAGATGGAGAGATGAAAGAAGAAGTGATTGGAGGTCATAAGGCATGGCTAGTGATTGAAGAAGTGAGAGAAATGATTCAAAAGTATATATAATgtcttgttttctttttcttgataCTGATCCTTTCCTCTCCAAAATACAAATAACCAAATcttgtaatatttttattgtGTGTAATTGTGTATCATATATAAAACAGGGGCTTACTTTCACTTTCTTCATGTTTACTATAAGAACAAAATTATCACTATtacgaaatatatatatataaactaagtTATTCAATGAACTAGCAACAAGTCGCTTTGGCCGAGTGGTTAAGGCGTGTGCCTGCTAAGTACATGGGGTTTCCCCGCGAGAGTTCGAATCTCTCAGGCGACGTTGTAATTTTTGCGcgatttatttttctatttgacACTGTATCTCCGCCCAATCCAGCAAACTTTGAGCGAAAATAGATCTGGGCCACATATTAGAGAATTTCTTCTTCCTTTATTTTTTTAGAACTTcttagatttgattttttttataaaaaaaaacctagTAGATTTGTTTTTATTCCAAGTTATATTTTGGTATTCAAATATTTGGACATTATTTGTAGGAATTTTATTTTCCTGACGTGTAAATTTTTGTTTTATAGAAGtaatttttgaattttgcaattctTGTGCCCTAAGAATAAAAGAACGAGaaagcaatgttttaaaaaccggaccggtcggTCGGACCAGTTGAATCGGAAATCGGTCTGGTTCGATTGTTAGATCGgatatgtcattgaaccggtgtgaaccggtcaaaaccggtgtaaGCCGGAAaaaccggtggtttaaatgcattttttatttttttttattttaaaaacttaaaataacataattttaattattttaatgaaaaattaaaataaaaaatagaaaataaaaaaagaaaataaaaataaaaattttcggATGTGGTTAATTTTGTtgcagatgattttgatattgaataaggagataccaacattgaaataattattt
The Vicia villosa cultivar HV-30 ecotype Madison, WI linkage group LG6, Vvil1.0, whole genome shotgun sequence genome window above contains:
- the LOC131612510 gene encoding thioredoxin-like 3-1, chloroplastic; this translates as MSIIASYSHFVYKKLYHRDEHCSPSQCFVSGRDSLFWRKSCFGNILVENRNREGKKIRRRNFRVESMWPDLSRPSTVEMETLNDSEQLDQILVHAQQNSEPVIIDWMAAWCRKCIYLKPKLEKLAAEFDTKTKFYYVDVNKVPQSLVKRGNISKMPTIQLWKDGEMKEEVIGGHKAWLVIEEVREMIQKYI